The Corynebacterium simulans genome contains a region encoding:
- a CDS encoding D-alanyl-D-alanine carboxypeptidase family protein has translation MKYVIATVLASACLVASAPLASAQDFAPAESKPDSNAESNAEGAETNADAAEMSTDAESSSIRTEAPNTDNCPHSLSPGEPVSTSERLAPGQPTPTPLPPVESTQRCGVTAAPRFDLNKDVVASAWMVSDLDTGEIIAMKDPHGRYRPASIIKALLALVVIEEVPLDKKVKATMEDASVEGSAVGIGPDGEYTVEQLLEGLLMASGNDAAHALAGQVGGDEKALRKVNALAKKLGTRSTHAASYSGLDSAGMSTSAEDISIIYRAAFQNKTFARIVDTEHVKFPGWGELPGYELWNDNGLYLNDPHGIGGKTGYTEDAHHTFVGALDRDGRRLQAVILDTTVEHGFRAWQQAQMLLDAAYKVPAGSGVGKLGDAPQKETPRPAPQTTQQAPETKKSALEKIEGWAGWVIAAAVALLVIAIAAFSLLRR, from the coding sequence ATGAAATACGTTATCGCTACCGTCCTCGCTTCCGCCTGCCTCGTCGCTAGTGCTCCGCTTGCCTCGGCCCAAGACTTTGCACCCGCAGAGTCCAAACCTGACTCCAACGCTGAGTCGAACGCTGAAGGCGCCGAGACCAACGCAGACGCCGCAGAAATGAGCACGGACGCCGAATCCTCGTCCATCCGCACCGAAGCGCCGAACACCGATAACTGCCCCCATTCGCTTAGCCCCGGAGAGCCTGTCTCCACCTCGGAGCGTCTCGCGCCGGGCCAACCCACCCCAACTCCCCTGCCGCCTGTCGAATCCACGCAGCGCTGTGGTGTCACCGCCGCCCCAAGATTCGATCTCAATAAGGACGTCGTCGCCTCCGCTTGGATGGTCAGCGACTTAGACACCGGCGAGATCATCGCCATGAAAGACCCGCACGGCCGTTACCGGCCGGCTTCTATCATCAAGGCCCTTCTAGCACTCGTGGTCATCGAGGAAGTCCCCCTCGACAAAAAAGTCAAAGCCACCATGGAAGATGCATCCGTCGAAGGTTCCGCCGTAGGTATCGGCCCCGACGGCGAATACACCGTTGAACAACTCCTCGAGGGCCTACTGATGGCCTCCGGCAACGACGCCGCCCACGCCCTCGCCGGCCAAGTTGGCGGCGATGAGAAGGCCCTACGCAAAGTCAACGCGCTCGCGAAGAAGCTCGGCACCCGCTCCACCCACGCGGCAAGCTACTCGGGCCTCGATTCAGCCGGCATGTCCACCTCCGCGGAAGACATCTCCATCATCTACCGCGCTGCGTTCCAAAATAAGACTTTCGCCCGCATCGTCGATACCGAACACGTCAAATTTCCTGGCTGGGGCGAACTTCCCGGCTACGAATTATGGAACGACAACGGCCTTTATTTAAACGATCCCCACGGAATCGGCGGTAAGACCGGCTACACCGAAGACGCTCACCACACTTTCGTTGGTGCACTCGACCGCGATGGCCGCCGCCTGCAGGCCGTCATCTTAGATACCACCGTCGAGCACGGCTTCCGCGCGTGGCAGCAGGCGCAGATGCTTCTCGACGCCGCGTATAAAGTCCCGGCTGGCTCGGGCGTCGGCAAGCTTGGCGACGCCCCGCAGAAAGAAACTCCTCGCCCCGCACCGCAGACCACGCAACAGGCCCCCGAAACTAAAAAATCAGCCCTCGAGAAAATCGAGGGCTGGGCCGGCTGGGTCATCGCTGCAGCAGTGGCCTTGCTGGTTATCGCTATCGCTGCTTTTTCACTACTTCGGCGTTAG
- a CDS encoding RDD family protein, translating into MTPESFAPNLYEHFSLDHRSTSRELGILLAAKDARLEQMGFELGDDRRQEAQIAHTILSNPENRATYDQGLEDSFQPTWAQLSELAAYGEWPAQMQRPQQPYGFAPTAQAQASPFDPFAPQNKAAAPAPFSPYQPAQVNAERPLGSTRALMAIADLVLCGMVSTPIAAISAGASELSMSLIFGLCTILYCVGFEVSWGATPVKKLLGYEVRDRTSGDKLSVVQSLKRQWWRVVTLVPGLGGVVSFFAAIFYATTINQENSLLGAHDNLANAEVVKKQR; encoded by the coding sequence CCGAACCTGTACGAGCACTTTTCCCTCGACCATCGCAGCACTTCCCGAGAGCTGGGAATCTTGCTTGCTGCCAAGGACGCGCGTCTGGAGCAGATGGGCTTCGAGCTTGGCGACGACCGCCGGCAAGAAGCACAGATTGCCCACACAATCTTGTCTAACCCGGAAAACCGCGCCACCTACGATCAGGGCTTGGAGGATAGTTTCCAGCCCACTTGGGCGCAGCTGAGTGAGCTTGCCGCTTACGGCGAGTGGCCGGCGCAAATGCAGCGCCCACAGCAGCCTTATGGATTCGCTCCAACCGCGCAGGCCCAGGCTTCGCCTTTCGATCCTTTCGCGCCGCAGAATAAGGCGGCCGCTCCGGCACCGTTTAGCCCGTATCAGCCAGCGCAAGTTAACGCCGAGCGCCCGTTGGGCAGCACCCGTGCGCTGATGGCTATTGCGGACCTCGTCCTATGCGGCATGGTTTCTACTCCGATTGCGGCAATTAGTGCGGGGGCCTCGGAGCTGTCGATGTCTCTTATCTTCGGGCTGTGCACGATTTTGTACTGCGTAGGCTTCGAAGTTTCATGGGGCGCAACGCCGGTAAAGAAGCTGTTGGGCTATGAGGTCCGTGACCGGACTTCGGGTGACAAGCTCAGCGTTGTCCAGTCTTTGAAACGGCAGTGGTGGCGCGTTGTCACCCTCGTTCCAGGGTTGGGTGGGGTAGTCAGCTTCTTCGCCGCGATTTTCTACGCCACCACTATCAATCAGGAAAATAGTTTACTCGGTGCGCACGATAACCTCGCTAACGCCGAAGTAGTGAAAAAGCAGCGATAG